A section of the Epinephelus moara isolate mb chromosome 3, YSFRI_EMoa_1.0, whole genome shotgun sequence genome encodes:
- the ftr83 gene encoding finTRIM family, member 83: MSSDGDDCHLCKEYLRDPVSIPCGHIFCSVCLKTYWDHADHTGSYLCPQCRVTYNKRPTPRRLGGSRHSTLQRNTESFPPPPPSPDYNFAGPQDVGCDICIGKKHRAVKTCLMCLASYCEKHLKPHYESNTFKRHKLVDEIGHLDRQICPQHQKGLELFCRTDQMCICVLCTVKEHKGHDMVSAEQERAEEQQRLGATQAEIQEKIHDRLKQMEQLKQAVDSLKNSAHTALQECEKMFGDMLRSIERMQQEMAKLISSNKRSALNNAEGHMERLSHEIADLKRRDNEITQLSRTEDHIHFIQSYHMLIAQTEAEELPTVSVNPYFTFGPVTKAVSEMKQHLNEFGNDELVKVAKAVNKMTFCQLDESKKRRSIKNEEAPVYKPLPVQEPQYRDEFLKYACDLTLDSNTAYRQLYLSRGNRKAVLKRDPQSYPDHPARFDSLPQVLCKEALAGGAYYWEVDWSGEGAAIGVTYKGIKRTGYGDSCRIGYNRKSWSLFCSDSSYSARHSKDQIEINAPYSSRIGVFLDHVGGTLSFYSVGETMTLIHRFKASFSEAVYPGFWVWYESAIALIQ; the protein is encoded by the exons ATGTCATCTGACGGGGACGACTGCCACCTGTGTAAGGAGTACCTCAGGGATCCTGTGTCCATCCCCTGTGGCCACATCTTCTGCTCCGTGTGTCTAAAAACCTACTGGGACCATGCTGACCACACGGGTTCGTACCTGTGCCCGCAGTGTAGGGTCACCTACAACAAGAGGCCCACCCCGAGACGCCTGGGAGGCTCCCGGCACTCCACCCTTCAACGCAACACCGAATCCTTTCCGCCGCCACCTCCGTCCCCTGACTACAACTTCGCAGGACCCCAGGATGTAGGCTGTGACATCTGCATTGGAAAGAAACACAGAGCTGTCAAGACCTGCCTGATGTGTCTGGCCTCCTATTGCGAGAAGCATCTCAAGCCCCATTATGAGTCAAACACTTTTAAAAGGCACAAGCTGGTGGATGAAATCGGCCATCTGGACAGACAGATCTGTCCCCAGCATCAGAAGGGTCTGGAGTTGTTCTGTCGCACTGACCAGATGTGTATCTGTGTGCTGTGTACGGTGAAAGAGCACAAAGGTCACGACATGGTGTCTGCCGAGCAGGAGAGGGCGGAGGAGCAG CAACGGCTGGGCGCCACCCAGGCTGAGATCCAGGAAAAGATTCATGACCGCCTCAAGCAGATGGAGCAACTAAAACAAGCTGTGGACTCACTTAAG AACTCAGCCCACACGGCGCTGCAGGAATGCGAGAAGATGTTTGGCGACATGCTGCGCTCCATTGAGAGGATGCAGCAAGAGATGGCCAAGCTCATCTCCTCCAACAAGAGATCAGCACTCAACAATGCAGAGGGCCACATGGAGCGTCTGAGCCACGAGATTGCGGATCTGAAGAGGAGAGACAATGAGATCACCCAGCTGTCCCGCACCGAGGACCACATCCACTTCATCCAG AGCTACCACATGCTGATAGCCCAGACGGAGGCCGAGGAGCTGCCTACAGTGAGCGTCAACCCCTACTTCACCTTCGGCCCAGTCACTAAGGCTGTCTCTGAGATGAAACAGCACCTGAATGAATTCGGCAACGACGAACTGGTGAAGGTAGCCAAGGCAG tgaaCAAAATGACCTTCTGTCAACTGGATGAATCCAAAAAGAGACGGTCAATAAAAA ATGAAGAAGCCCCAGTGTACAAGCCTCTTCCAGTCCAGGAGCCTCAGTACAGGGACGAATTCCTGAAAT ATGCTTGTGACCTCACCCTGGATTCAAACACAGCCTACCGACAGCTCTACTTGTCCCGAGGAAATAGGAAAGCTGTCCTTAAGAGAGACCCCCAGTCCTACCCTGACCACCCTGCCAGGTTCGACTCCCTGCCCCAGGTCCTGTGTAAGGAGGCTCTTGCTGGAGGAGCTTACTACTGGGAGGTTGACTGGAGTGGGGAGGGGGCTGCCATTGGAGTCACCTACAAAGGCATCAAGAGGACGGGCTACGGAGACAGCTGCCGCATCGGCTACAACCGCAAGTCCTGGAGCCTCTTCTGCTCTGATTCCAGCTACTCCGCCCGCCACAGCAAAGACCAGATAGAGATCAACGCACCCTACTCATCACGTATCGGGGTGTTCCTAGACCACGTTGGGGGTACGCTCTCTTTCTACTCCGTAGGGGAAACCATGACTCTCATCCACCGCTTCAAGGCCTCCTTCAGCGAGGCGGTCTATCCAGGCTTCTGGGTTTGGTACGAATCAGCCATTGCGCTCATCCAGTGA